ATGAAATAAGGTGTTATCATCACTATGACGCAAGTAAGCAATAAAGTACCCATCGTCCATGCTGCGTGTTCCTTCCCACCCTGCCCTATATCCCTGCGAAACAAATCCTTCACCTAAATCTTCTGGGTTGAATGCATCAAACAACACCAAGTCACGGCCATGCCATATTGATGGAAGCCATTCAAAGCATTCTGAACGAGCACAAAGCAGACCTTGATAGCGCTGAACCCAAGGCGGGGTGATGGCAACCGGCTGATTGCCTGCTGAACCTGATGACCCTATTTCTGTAAATGCATCACCAGGGTAAAGCACCTCACTACAAGCCAGTTCATACGGTTCGCAACGAATAGCTGCTACGTCAACCGGCGACAGTTTCAATAAGAAGCATGTTTCCATTTCTGACAGGGTCGAAAGGGCCATGAAAAATCCCCTTAAAAATTGAAGCTAATGCTTATGAACGATAACAACCAAAGGATTGACTCTATTGCAGCCCACCCCATAACAGCGATTACTAAGATCATCGTATTTGCAAAGCCTGTTTCCATGATAAAAAATCCACTCTTAGTAAGCTGCGCCAGCTTCGTCTGGGTCTTGCCACCCTGACTGAACCGCCGCTTGAATTGGTCGATGGCCTTCGGCAAGCATTGCCTTGTACTCATCATAAGTTTCATCGATGCCCGGGTAATAGCAGTCCTGGCACCATCGAGAACCGTACACCTGAACCTCTTTTTTACAGCGCAGACACTTTCCCTGGCTCATGAAAAAATCCCCTAATCTTGTTGGTGCAACTTCTGTTGCTCTTTTAATGCGCCATCGATGCCGAGCTTCTTCATTCTTTTCATCAAATGGCACAAACGTGCATGGTTATATAGAGAACTTAATTCTCTGATGATTAGATCTTTGCCTATCACCACTGCCGAGAACAAAGCAAACACGCTAATCGCTAGCAGAACGGCAAAGATTGTGAATACTCCTGACCAGTAAATAGCAGTCTCTATCACTATGAAAAATCCCCAATAAGTTAGGCGGCACTCTGGCCGCCTAGTAGTTAATTACTTAGTTGGTTGAACAGCCATTGGAATGCCGTAGGCACGTAGGTCTGTTTCACCAATTACGGTATGAGGAACGTTACCACGGGAGTTCTTGTAAAGAACACCTTCGTTCTCTAGTCGCTGACGTTCCAAGATCGCAGGTGTAAGCGACTCTGTTAGCTCAAGGTTAGCATCGGCCAGAAGTTTAAGCGCCTCCGCTTCTGCTTGCGCTTGAAGTCGGATAGCTTCCGCTTTACCAGTCGCCACATCGATAGCAGCTTGCTTGCGAGCATCAGCATCTTGCTTAATGCGGTATGCCTCAGCATCAGCCGCCTCTTTCTTCTTGTTTGCCTCACCAATCGCATGTTGACGCTTAATCTCAGCCTCGGTGGCAGCTCGTCGTTCTTCTGACTTCTTAGCTTCCTCTTGCTGGATGCGCTCTTGTGTAGCAAGGATTTGCTTGGCAATACGAGGGTCAAACTCAATATCTTGTACAAGCACCTCTTGGATCTCTACGCCAGTACCATCAAGCGACTCAATCAATCGAGAGCGAGCACTGTCTTGCATTGTCTCTACATTGGCATCGATAGCCAAAGAGCGGCTATCTGGAAGCTTACGACCTTCACTACGAACGATAGATCGCATGTACTGTCGCAACGTCTTATCAATGAACTGTTCCGCAGTACCGTACTCCTTACGGATGTAAGATGCCTTGTTCTCATCAATGTTGTAGATAACCGTCACGTTACCAGTTGAATTAAAGCGATCTTGAGTTGGAATGTTAAGCCCATTGATCTCGTATTTATCGGTACGAATAGACATTAGATCTAGCGTCTTTAACGGGTTAACTAAGTGAAAACCTTCAGTAAGAACCTCATCCTGAACCTTACCAAATAGCGACTGAGTTTTAACGTGACCAGCCGGAACCGTGGTCCAAGTATTAAAGCCAAGGTAGACGGCAAGCGCCGCACTAATGCCAGTAGCAATGAGCTTCTTAGGGTTTGTCATATCCATTATATTTCGGTCCTTATCAATGTTTACCGTGTAAACAATATTACTAGATTCATGTTTACCGTGTAAACAGATTTAAGCAAAATTTTGATTACACGGTAAACTGTATTACCATGACCTAAAATCATTATCATCAGTACCAATGGCGCAGGACAAAGAAGAACGTAAAAAGGCGATAGCTAAGGCTCGTAAAGCCCACCATGCAAGCATGATCGCCGATAAAAAGCGTGTCGATGCCTATGTTGATCAATCAACAAAGGACGGTCTCAAGCAGCTAAAATCTATGTTTGGTGATGTCAAGAATGAAGGGCAAGCTATCGATAAAGCCGTACAGCTCGCCCTTGAGTCACTTCGCAAAGATAGATAGTTAGTAAGCCAACTCGCTTGCTTCGATAATGTCTTTATCGCTCACATCGATATACATCAACGTAACCTGCTCATCCGCATGACCTAAAGCCTTTGAGATTACTTTCAAAGGTACTCGTCTTCTACTCATCGTTGTCGCCCAGCTACGGCGGCCAGTGTGAGAACTCGCTCCTTTTAAGCCACACTTATTGAAGATGGTTCTAATCACTAGCTCTAACGAATCGCAACTGTAGTAAATGATCGGTGTGCCATCTAACAACTTTCTATTTTTGGCTTTGAGTCCGTATGGTCTGCCACGGTTGCAGTACAAGACTTTGCTATCAGGATTAAAGCCTTGGTATTCATCAGACGAACTCAATCCCCACCTCTTAGTTTTGCGGTGATCTAGCCACTCTTGGAGCATTTGCTTTGTTTGATCGGAGAACCAAATGATTCTTGCTCGCTTCCCTTTGCAGATATCAGCTCGCATCGATATCTCGGTGCGCAGTTCTCCGCTCCGGTGCATCACATCACGGATAGTAATTTGAGCTACTTCGGTTACTCGCAGCGTAGAGAACGAGAGTGATAAAGCGGCTCGCTTCAATTGGTGATGAGGCATCAACAAACAGCGATTAAGAACTTTATTGAGTTGTCGTGGTGTGAGTGATTTGGCTTGTGCCATGTGCGTTTTTTCCTTGATTAGACCGAAAAAACACACACAACCATTTTGAGGGTGTTGTTTATCATAACACCCCGTTATTACTGACTTCTAGGGAAATCGGGGAAAGCCAGCACAAAACCAATTTTATGATGGCATATAGGAGCTACCTAATTACACCTCCGTTCTCTTCTAGTTGGACACCAGATGGCTGATTACCATTTTTCATGATAATGCCCCCATTTGCATGCAGCCCGTTGGTAGGATTTGTAAGCGAAGAGCCATTGTTTTGAGATACCACTGTTGCCCCTCTTCCTGTGAGTATTGCCGATTGGCCTTTGTTAAAATCTGTGTTTCTGCAGTACCCAATTACCGACTCAAAATTTACACCAACTTGACCACTATTGTTGTTATTGCATTCGATAGCACAACCCTCTACATCAGAGGGTTTATCTAGTACTATTCCACCAGACTTTAGCTTCAGGTACTTCCATCTAATATCCGATCGAAGGGGACACTTGATAAAAAAGTTCCCGGTAGTAAGTAGGCCAGCCGTTTTATTTGGACTAAGTCCATTTTCTGAAGCTATACCCTCCATATTTACCACCATTTCTTGATAAAACTCTGGGATGACTAGGTTTGTGTCTGAACCAAAATCTTTTGTATCCAGAAATTTTACGGTTAATCCGCTCTGACAAATTGGCAATTGGTTCAGTACAGCCAGCAAATTGTTTAAGTTGCTCATATTGAATGCGTTTTGTGCGGAGGAGCCGTCATAGTTTCCTGCACCAACCGAAGATACATAAAATGTCTTTTTTCCGACGATCCTTGATGCGTACTCGTCTCCATCTATAGTGTTGCCTGAGCACCCCCCTAGAAAACCATTGTATCCCCATTGGCAATTCTGAGATGTTGTAAACCACAATGACCCTCTTAGTCCCTGTGTGGTTCTCTTGATGGTGTTTCCTGTTAAGTTTGGCTTATCTGCATTTTGGGTCTTTTCAAACATAGGAATGGCAGTTTGCGTCGTTCCATGAGAGAAAACATTTATTTCTGAAATGCAGTTGCCAATCATAGATGTATTGCCATCAAGACTGCTAAATCTAAACGCAGCTCGATTGAAGTTACTACGTATCCCGTACCTAACATCGCAATCATGCATTGAGGCCTGCTTCCCTGAAAGATCGACACATTTTGACGGGTAAAAATCAGGGTTGTTTGCCGTAAAGTTAGCACCAGATAGTTCGCATGTTTCATTTGCTGATGCTGATACAAACATAATAGTGTCTGTAGCTGAATTGGTATCCAATTGCCTAAACCGCCACCCAGTCACCGTCGGGCCCCTTACTATTGAATTAATGATTTTCTTATCAATGTTTGCAATCAGTATAGGATTAGAATCTTTCCTTTGATTTCCTGGTGTTTGGTCGTCAAAAAGGTAACCTCTGTTTTCTGAATAAGATGTGTGGGCTATCCTTGCTGAACTGGTAATTACGTCTCCATATATATCATGAAGAGTAGGACCAATATCTTGAAGCGCTTCTGCGGATAACAAATCATCGGTACTTTCATGACCGATAATTTCAACCCCATTACCACTATGGAGATCTATACCATGCCTGACATTTCTACTCGTTTTAACACCCAGAATGACGCCGTTTTTCGTTTTTAGCTTGCTAGCGGATGTTAATCTGCCGATAACAAGGCCGTAGCCCGTGCCACCATCAATATAGTTCGTCGGTGTCCTCACTTTGCTCGTTGGGTTTCCTTCGCTATCGATTGAGTCAAATACTTGAAGTCCATTCTGTTCATGTACCCCTCCCTCAATACGATAGCCATCTACCGCTTGCAAACTAAACCCAGTTGCCCGGTTAAATCGAGACTCGCACTGTATCAGTTTTAGGTTTTTGTTGTACTTGACCTCACCATCTTCATTAGTAAATAAA
This portion of the Vibrio sp. SCSIO 43136 genome encodes:
- a CDS encoding SPFH domain-containing protein translates to MDMTNPKKLIATGISAALAVYLGFNTWTTVPAGHVKTQSLFGKVQDEVLTEGFHLVNPLKTLDLMSIRTDKYEINGLNIPTQDRFNSTGNVTVIYNIDENKASYIRKEYGTAEQFIDKTLRQYMRSIVRSEGRKLPDSRSLAIDANVETMQDSARSRLIESLDGTGVEIQEVLVQDIEFDPRIAKQILATQERIQQEEAKKSEERRAATEAEIKRQHAIGEANKKKEAADAEAYRIKQDADARKQAAIDVATGKAEAIRLQAQAEAEALKLLADANLELTESLTPAILERQRLENEGVLYKNSRGNVPHTVIGETDLRAYGIPMAVQPTK
- a CDS encoding site-specific integrase, encoding MAQAKSLTPRQLNKVLNRCLLMPHHQLKRAALSLSFSTLRVTEVAQITIRDVMHRSGELRTEISMRADICKGKRARIIWFSDQTKQMLQEWLDHRKTKRWGLSSSDEYQGFNPDSKVLYCNRGRPYGLKAKNRKLLDGTPIIYYSCDSLELVIRTIFNKCGLKGASSHTGRRSWATTMSRRRVPLKVISKALGHADEQVTLMYIDVSDKDIIEASELAY
- a CDS encoding phage tailspike protein yields the protein MASNLLNPLSGQQIDPSKVTGRAQPVSNGYFWFGELDGDPVINPIKVQAKDESGTVIDVAQPVRTNASGFFVDQNGRLLELFSEKIGYSVLVRDKNQKVIYGPVKKGDVGNIASAISIYTDIVYKASQGKTAVENMVAGNPIEARVGDVVSSGITWWKRTSNSSNSIQDFTPTSAIALEDFGGNLTDPAHDDTLAFVEAAKLGGSIVIGPGTATVKPKTTAEVNLVSDTKIWGLGVGISNLLVSENQNPADSCYGLKIKNLKNITFEHLSVVSDSKEKDIFNLGRLKADGTYDRTDFGRIFAMRITGTENIVFNHVSIEGFNSQSGAVLFTNEDGEVKYNKNLKLIQCESRFNRATGFSLQAVDGYRIEGGVHEQNGLQVFDSIDSEGNPTSKVRTPTNYIDGGTGYGLVIGRLTSASKLKTKNGVILGVKTSRNVRHGIDLHSGNGVEIIGHESTDDLLSAEALQDIGPTLHDIYGDVITSSARIAHTSYSENRGYLFDDQTPGNQRKDSNPILIANIDKKIINSIVRGPTVTGWRFRQLDTNSATDTIMFVSASANETCELSGANFTANNPDFYPSKCVDLSGKQASMHDCDVRYGIRSNFNRAAFRFSSLDGNTSMIGNCISEINVFSHGTTQTAIPMFEKTQNADKPNLTGNTIKRTTQGLRGSLWFTTSQNCQWGYNGFLGGCSGNTIDGDEYASRIVGKKTFYVSSVGAGNYDGSSAQNAFNMSNLNNLLAVLNQLPICQSGLTVKFLDTKDFGSDTNLVIPEFYQEMVVNMEGIASENGLSPNKTAGLLTTGNFFIKCPLRSDIRWKYLKLKSGGIVLDKPSDVEGCAIECNNNNSGQVGVNFESVIGYCRNTDFNKGQSAILTGRGATVVSQNNGSSLTNPTNGLHANGGIIMKNGNQPSGVQLEENGGVIR